A stretch of the Tannerella serpentiformis genome encodes the following:
- a CDS encoding site-specific integrase encodes MDDMKMKVLLYLKKSSRDRSGNAPIMGRITLGRSIAQFSCKLSCNPDLWNPRESRMDGKSREAVEVNGRLDNLLLAVQTSYQSFLAKGSPFDATDIKEHFQGSVQSRTMLLERFDGLIEDMEEHVGIDIKRESLVLYRQTRMRLQQFIRAKHNASDLTFSQLTEDFIKRFEQFATGEVGLKQSTCYNMVILVKKVCKLAYREGAADTLLFDNVHVDKGDSRLPKALDKDALDKLKALCFDGWEIDLETARDVFLFACYTGAAYCDLMALNREYLVRDDEGALWLKFNRQKTGVLCRVKLLPEALRLMNRLSDEGRNTLLPHINYMTYQSHLKALRLRAGIALPFTSHTARHTFATLITLEQGVPIETVSKMLGHSTVRMTERYAKVTPQKLFEEFDRLIAFTEDLHLTI; translated from the coding sequence ATGGATGACATGAAAATGAAGGTGTTGCTCTACCTCAAAAAGAGCAGTCGCGACAGGTCGGGCAATGCGCCGATCATGGGACGGATCACGCTGGGACGTTCCATTGCACAGTTCAGTTGTAAGCTGTCCTGCAATCCCGATTTGTGGAACCCGCGCGAAAGTCGGATGGACGGGAAGAGCCGCGAGGCGGTCGAAGTTAATGGACGATTGGACAACCTCCTTCTTGCAGTTCAGACCTCCTATCAGTCCTTTCTCGCCAAGGGCTCACCATTTGACGCAACGGATATCAAGGAACATTTCCAAGGCAGCGTGCAGAGTCGAACTATGCTATTGGAACGGTTCGACGGCCTGATCGAGGACATGGAGGAGCACGTCGGGATAGACATCAAAAGAGAGTCTTTGGTCTTGTATCGTCAGACAAGAATGAGGCTGCAACAGTTCATTCGGGCGAAGCATAACGCTTCCGACTTGACCTTTTCGCAGCTCACGGAGGACTTCATCAAGCGGTTTGAGCAGTTCGCAACCGGAGAGGTTGGGCTGAAACAAAGCACCTGCTACAACATGGTCATCCTTGTCAAAAAGGTCTGCAAGTTGGCGTATCGAGAAGGTGCGGCAGACACCTTGCTATTCGACAATGTGCATGTAGATAAGGGAGACAGTCGACTGCCCAAAGCGCTCGACAAGGACGCGTTAGACAAGTTAAAGGCGCTCTGTTTTGACGGCTGGGAGATTGACTTGGAGACGGCGCGCGATGTGTTTCTTTTCGCCTGTTACACTGGCGCCGCCTATTGCGATCTGATGGCGCTGAATCGTGAGTATCTTGTCCGCGACGATGAAGGCGCCCTTTGGCTGAAGTTCAACCGGCAGAAGACGGGCGTCCTCTGCCGTGTAAAGCTCTTGCCCGAAGCACTCCGATTGATGAACAGACTGTCTGATGAGGGAAGGAACACGTTACTTCCTCACATCAATTACATGACCTATCAATCCCACCTGAAAGCCCTCCGACTGCGGGCCGGTATCGCACTACCCTTCACCTCGCACACCGCCCGACACACCTTCGCTACGCTCATCACCTTGGAACAGGGAGTACCCATTGAGACCGTCAGCAAGATGCTTGGACATAGCACGGTGCGCATGACCGAGCGATATGCGAAAGTCACTCCCCAAAAGCTATTTGAAGAGTTCGACCGCTTGATCGCCTTCACCGAAGACTTACACCTGACCATTTAA
- a CDS encoding zinc ribbon domain-containing protein: MENREITPKKKCPYCGEEIQPDAVKCKHCGEWLTKESAPVPPPTEDQPPIENKSSAPDTNTPAPHRRRIKPVVLWAGLIAVVAIAAIALAPSEGQHRERIEKAAIACVEKKISSSLGAVGGSALSPISSIAFNVELVQQKIRERLEQENRIEVENRVFWSQGRIYNQLHPYGKMVSFGCFGFVFPSIEWEDIALLSQAEREDISRFLNPPSAQAEQPLTPPATAQAPTGTTGIRQLYHGVIEGDIDGKNRIDTLRCEFDLFFEDRVNEEGKLIVNGTYKYPRYGGRAITLSGTYDPNTDLLVLVEYYKSGKPNCTMRVQRTSYGFDGMFIRKNGQTLSLTMTQ, encoded by the coding sequence ATGGAAAATAGAGAGATTACCCCAAAGAAGAAATGCCCGTATTGTGGCGAAGAGATTCAGCCGGATGCTGTGAAATGCAAGCATTGCGGCGAGTGGCTGACGAAAGAGTCGGCGCCAGTACCACCTCCAACAGAGGATCAGCCTCCTATCGAAAACAAGTCATCGGCGCCTGATACCAACACTCCCGCCCCCCACAGACGAAGGATAAAGCCCGTTGTGCTCTGGGCAGGACTCATCGCCGTGGTGGCTATAGCCGCCATTGCCTTAGCTCCCTCCGAAGGGCAGCATAGGGAGCGCATCGAAAAGGCGGCCATCGCATGTGTCGAAAAGAAGATCAGTAGCTCTTTAGGCGCTGTCGGAGGGAGTGCGTTAAGCCCCATTTCTTCGATTGCTTTCAACGTAGAACTGGTTCAGCAGAAGATCCGGGAGCGCTTGGAGCAGGAGAATCGGATCGAGGTGGAGAACCGCGTGTTTTGGTCGCAGGGGCGCATCTATAATCAGCTTCACCCCTACGGCAAGATGGTCAGCTTCGGCTGCTTTGGCTTCGTCTTTCCTTCGATCGAGTGGGAGGACATCGCCCTGCTGTCCCAAGCGGAGCGGGAGGATATTTCTCGCTTCCTCAACCCGCCGTCAGCCCAAGCCGAACAGCCACTGACGCCCCCCGCTACGGCCCAAGCGCCTACGGGAACGACGGGCATACGTCAGCTCTATCACGGGGTGATTGAGGGCGACATCGACGGGAAGAACCGGATCGACACCTTGCGCTGTGAGTTCGATCTCTTTTTCGAGGATCGGGTGAATGAAGAGGGCAAGCTGATCGTGAATGGCACGTACAAATACCCCCGATATGGCGGACGCGCCATCACACTGAGCGGCACGTACGATCCGAATACCGATCTGCTCGTGCTGGTGGAGTATTACAAGAGTGGCAAGCCGAACTGCACCATGCGAGTCCAACGCACCAGCTATGGATTCGATGGCATGTTTATCCGCAAGAATGGCCAAACGTTGTCGCTAACCATGACACAATAA
- a CDS encoding ATP-dependent DNA helicase, with the protein MVDKYIYKKISEYFPYEPTEEQQKAIAAIAAFAADTTPRSLLILRGYAGTGKTSVLGAVVKALHAMERPSVLLAPTGRAAKVFAEYAERDAFTIHKKIYRQKSFSNDFGSFSLGKNLQKNTLFIVDEASMISNESAGQNAFGSGHLLDDLIEYVYEGQGCRLILSGDSAQLPPVMLRESPALSAERLRAYGMEVHEVSLTQVVRQDVDSGILFNATRIRNGLWQSETTRFPVLRVEGFPDIRKVTGEDLIEEIASAYSRDGVDDTIVVCRSNKRAARYNNGIRHYILDREEEIERGDRLMVVKNNYYRWSQAKDAESSFIANGEIVEVLRVRRVTELYGFHFTDVLVRFQDDAAEVELRVLTETLRNESPTLPREDSDRLFYAVLEDYKEVKTKAARMKKMKEDPYFNAVQAKYAYAITCHKAQGGQWRNVFLDIGYLTEEMLGEDFYRWLYTAVTRATGRLYFVNLPPAFEDGGRHGEAAEDF; encoded by the coding sequence ATGGTCGACAAGTACATATACAAGAAGATTTCGGAGTATTTCCCGTATGAACCTACCGAAGAGCAGCAAAAAGCGATCGCTGCGATCGCTGCTTTTGCTGCGGATACGACCCCAAGATCGCTGTTGATTCTTAGGGGATACGCCGGTACGGGCAAGACGTCTGTGCTGGGAGCTGTGGTGAAGGCTTTGCATGCCATGGAGCGGCCAAGCGTGCTGCTGGCACCTACGGGCAGAGCAGCGAAGGTGTTCGCCGAATATGCGGAGCGTGACGCCTTTACGATCCATAAGAAGATCTATCGCCAGAAGTCGTTCTCGAACGATTTCGGCAGCTTTTCGTTAGGAAAGAACCTACAGAAGAATACGCTCTTCATCGTCGATGAGGCGTCGATGATCTCGAACGAAAGTGCGGGGCAGAACGCCTTCGGGAGTGGCCATTTGCTGGACGATTTGATTGAATACGTCTACGAGGGCCAGGGGTGTCGGCTGATTTTGTCGGGCGACTCGGCGCAGCTGCCACCGGTGATGCTGCGGGAGAGCCCAGCACTCAGTGCAGAGCGACTCAGGGCGTACGGGATGGAGGTGCATGAGGTGTCGCTGACGCAGGTGGTGCGGCAGGATGTAGACTCGGGCATCTTGTTTAACGCCACGCGGATCCGCAATGGGCTGTGGCAGTCGGAGACGACGCGTTTCCCGGTGCTGAGGGTCGAGGGGTTTCCGGACATTCGGAAGGTGACGGGCGAGGATCTGATCGAAGAGATTGCCTCGGCTTACAGTCGTGATGGGGTGGACGATACGATCGTTGTCTGCCGGTCGAACAAGCGTGCGGCACGCTACAACAACGGGATCCGACATTATATCCTGGACCGTGAGGAGGAGATCGAGCGGGGCGACCGCCTGATGGTGGTCAAGAACAACTACTACCGATGGTCGCAGGCGAAGGATGCGGAGTCGAGCTTCATTGCCAACGGCGAGATCGTGGAGGTGCTGCGTGTGCGACGTGTGACGGAGCTGTACGGGTTTCACTTCACCGATGTGTTGGTTCGGTTTCAAGACGATGCCGCGGAGGTGGAACTGCGTGTGCTGACGGAGACGCTCCGGAACGAGTCGCCCACACTACCGCGTGAAGACAGCGACCGCCTCTTTTATGCCGTGCTCGAGGATTACAAGGAGGTGAAAACGAAGGCGGCGCGGATGAAGAAGATGAAGGAAGATCCGTATTTCAACGCCGTGCAGGCGAAGTATGCGTACGCCATCACGTGTCACAAGGCCCAGGGCGGACAGTGGCGCAATGTGTTTCTGGACATTGGCTACCTGACGGAGGAGATGCTGGGCGAGGACTTTTATCGCTGGCTCTACACGGCCGTCACCCGCGCCACGGGGCGGCTCTACTTCGTCAACCTGCCGCCGGCCTTTGAGGATGGCGGACGACACGGGGAGGCGGCCGAAGATTTCTGA
- a CDS encoding DUF3822 family protein translates to MSLRVPDSLTASNSEGYRTSVRLWPGGLSFSGGIPSDEGSFFCEETEVDVTRSPLQTLRDLFREHPFLSYPYAAVRIITSEPNYTIVPEAIYEDEAKERLYRFTFATPVETVVAQPLRELESVLLFGLRRDMHDFIAQTLPTAHWEHTLASLLIGWHERSLRALHAHMYAVVQDRTMDVACFDRGVLRFVNRFEVENHDDMMYYLLYVWKQLELDQRNDTLTLSAVASVAFDLKEQLQTYLRDIRVEAIQTLYRADDRAATVGRLTVTPTTNT, encoded by the coding sequence ATGAGCCTTCGTGTTCCCGACTCGCTCACCGCGAGTAATTCAGAAGGATATAGAACGTCTGTCCGGCTTTGGCCGGGCGGACTTTCTTTTTCCGGTGGGATCCCTTCGGACGAGGGATCCTTTTTCTGTGAAGAAACGGAGGTCGACGTCACTCGCTCCCCCCTCCAGACACTCCGGGATCTCTTCCGTGAACACCCCTTTCTCAGCTATCCCTACGCCGCCGTCCGCATCATTACCTCCGAACCGAACTACACCATAGTGCCCGAGGCGATCTACGAAGACGAAGCCAAAGAGCGCCTCTATCGCTTCACCTTCGCCACACCCGTCGAGACCGTTGTCGCCCAACCCTTGCGCGAACTGGAGTCCGTGCTGCTCTTTGGTCTGAGGCGCGATATGCACGATTTCATCGCCCAAACACTCCCCACTGCACACTGGGAGCACACCCTCGCCTCACTGCTCATCGGGTGGCACGAACGGAGTCTACGTGCACTTCACGCCCACATGTACGCCGTCGTCCAAGACCGCACGATGGACGTTGCCTGCTTCGATCGGGGCGTCCTGCGGTTCGTCAACCGATTCGAGGTCGAGAACCACGACGACATGATGTACTACCTGCTTTACGTCTGGAAACAGCTCGAGCTCGACCAACGCAACGATACGCTCACCCTATCGGCCGTCGCCTCCGTCGCTTTCGACCTCAAAGAGCAACTCCAGACCTACCTCCGAGACATCCGCGTGGAAGCCATTCAGACGCTCTATCGCGCTGATGATCGCGCAGCCACCGTCGGTCGTCTAACCGTCACACCCACCACGAACACATGA
- a CDS encoding RsmD family RNA methyltransferase yields MRIIRGIYGRRRFQVPSTFAARPTTDFAKENLFNVLENLVTWDDTQALDLFSGTGSIAFELLSRGCSRVTAVESDRTHAAFIADVARRLAPPSGTFTLVRGDAFRYLRTAPPFDLIFADPPYALPRLPELPEAILGRDLLRPGGLFILEHPGSYDFSTHPLFTEMRTYGAVHFSLFHAPKE; encoded by the coding sequence ATGAGAATCATCCGAGGAATCTACGGCCGACGACGCTTCCAAGTCCCGTCCACATTCGCCGCCCGACCTACCACCGACTTTGCGAAAGAGAACCTCTTCAACGTGCTCGAAAACCTCGTCACTTGGGACGACACACAGGCCCTCGACCTCTTTTCTGGCACCGGCAGCATTGCCTTCGAGCTGCTCTCGCGCGGCTGCAGTCGCGTCACAGCCGTCGAGTCCGACCGCACGCACGCAGCCTTCATCGCCGACGTGGCCCGCCGCCTCGCCCCCCCATCGGGCACCTTCACACTCGTCCGTGGCGACGCCTTCCGCTACCTCCGCACAGCCCCGCCCTTCGACCTCATCTTTGCCGATCCCCCCTACGCCCTCCCCCGATTACCCGAGCTCCCCGAAGCCATTCTGGGCCGCGATCTGCTCCGCCCCGGAGGCCTCTTCATCCTCGAACATCCCGGCTCGTACGACTTCTCCACCCACCCCCTCTTCACCGAAATGCGCACCTATGGCGCTGTCCATTTTTCCCTCTTTCACGCCCCCAAAGAGTGA
- a CDS encoding SPOR domain-containing protein: MKRIGLLGVTLCLVFAIGTVSCKSKQSAYKAAYEQAKEREISSDEPTDEEIAPVTKSKDSGETRQEKITPVEGEDADAIKLYSVVVGSFKNRTNAFSLKERMQNEGYTPVLGENEQGMLRVIVTSFETKAEAEKSRDAIRAKYRPNFQDAWVLERTY, translated from the coding sequence ATGAAAAGGATAGGATTGTTAGGAGTTACTCTTTGCTTAGTCTTTGCGATCGGCACCGTTTCGTGCAAATCAAAACAGAGCGCCTACAAAGCAGCCTACGAGCAGGCCAAGGAACGCGAGATATCAAGCGACGAGCCCACAGACGAAGAGATCGCCCCCGTAACCAAGTCGAAAGACTCCGGCGAGACACGACAAGAGAAAATCACCCCCGTAGAGGGTGAAGACGCCGATGCCATCAAGCTCTACAGCGTCGTAGTCGGCAGCTTTAAGAACCGCACCAACGCATTCTCCCTCAAGGAACGCATGCAGAACGAAGGCTACACCCCCGTCCTTGGCGAAAACGAGCAAGGCATGCTCCGCGTCATCGTCACCAGCTTTGAAACCAAAGCTGAGGCCGAAAAGAGCCGCGACGCCATCCGCGCGAAGTATCGCCCCAACTTCCAGGACGCATGGGTTTTGGAACGCACCTATTGA
- the murB gene encoding UDP-N-acetylmuramate dehydrogenase, with protein sequence MRIEKNFSLKDHNTFHLPVRTRWFMEYDNEDELGRILRDEYFQELRSLHIGAGSNLLFVADFNGIIVHSRIRGIGVARETDTEVILRIGAAEPWDDVVRYAVSRGWGGIENLSHIPGEAGAAAVQNIGAYGVELKDVVDSVETFNQLTFEPHTYTVDACQYAYRHSIFKDEQRDPHIVTHLNLRLQKRPVLRLDYAPLRDALSALTSPTVSDVREAVGAIRHSKLPNPERLGNAGSFFMNPLVDRAQFDALRALHPDIPSYPAPDGRVKIPAGWLIERCGFKGLREGEVGVYEHQALIIVNHGHATGDEIALFAERIRRTVSDRFGILLTPEVRYVE encoded by the coding sequence ATGCGCATCGAAAAAAACTTCTCCCTCAAGGATCACAACACCTTCCACCTGCCCGTCCGCACCCGCTGGTTCATGGAGTACGACAACGAAGACGAGCTCGGTCGCATCCTCCGCGACGAATACTTCCAAGAGCTCCGCTCCCTCCACATCGGCGCCGGCAGCAACCTCCTCTTTGTCGCCGACTTTAACGGCATCATCGTCCACTCCCGCATCCGCGGCATCGGTGTCGCTCGCGAGACCGACACCGAGGTCATCCTCCGTATCGGCGCCGCCGAACCCTGGGACGACGTCGTCCGCTACGCCGTCAGCCGCGGCTGGGGCGGCATCGAAAACCTCTCCCACATCCCCGGCGAAGCCGGCGCCGCCGCAGTCCAGAACATCGGCGCCTATGGCGTCGAACTGAAGGACGTCGTCGACAGCGTCGAGACCTTCAACCAGCTCACTTTCGAGCCCCACACCTACACCGTCGACGCCTGCCAATACGCCTACCGCCATAGCATCTTCAAGGACGAACAGCGCGATCCGCACATCGTCACCCACCTCAACTTGCGACTCCAAAAGCGCCCCGTCCTTCGCCTCGACTACGCCCCCCTACGCGACGCCCTCAGCGCTCTCACCAGCCCCACCGTCAGCGACGTTCGCGAGGCCGTCGGCGCCATTCGCCACAGCAAACTGCCCAACCCCGAACGCCTCGGAAACGCCGGCAGCTTCTTCATGAACCCCCTCGTCGACCGCGCCCAGTTCGACGCCCTCCGCGCTCTCCACCCCGACATCCCGTCCTATCCTGCGCCCGACGGACGCGTCAAAATCCCCGCCGGCTGGCTCATCGAGCGCTGCGGATTCAAAGGCCTCCGCGAGGGTGAAGTCGGCGTTTACGAACACCAAGCGCTCATCATCGTCAACCACGGCCACGCCACCGGCGACGAGATCGCCCTCTTTGCCGAGCGCATCCGCCGCACCGTCAGCGATCGCTTCGGCATCCTCCTCACGCCCGAAGTCCGCTACGTGGAATAA
- a CDS encoding acetyl-CoA hydrolase/transferase family protein, translating to MDRKEIFSTRTVTVEEAVQVIRNGDRVVFSQGAGIPQVVPEELLKRREEYADVEIFHMLRPGTVGYVSAGMERHFRHCAAFVCAGTREAVAANRADYMPCFFFEVPHFFRSGLLPVDVAVVQVSPPDAEGFCSFGPACDYVPAACEAARVVIAEMNDQMPRIGRTNTIHISELDYVVPCSRALPEAPPPAIGAVEEAIGQFCAQLVEDGSTLQLGIGAIPDAVLHSLTEKNDLGLHTELLADGVIDLIERGVINGRRKTLHRGEHVATFLLGTSRLYEFAAACPEVALYPVDHVNHPFVIMKNERMVSINSCLEVDLMGQVNSETIGLRQFSGAGGQVDYVRGASLSPGGKSIMAMPSTAVHGTVSRIVPFLSQGAAVTTSRNDVDYVVTEYGIAHLKAKTLRERARSLIAIAHPSFREGLMEEFVRRFR from the coding sequence ATGGATAGAAAAGAGATTTTTTCCACACGGACGGTGACGGTTGAAGAGGCCGTGCAGGTGATACGTAACGGTGATCGGGTGGTCTTCTCGCAGGGCGCAGGGATTCCTCAGGTCGTGCCGGAAGAGCTCCTGAAACGTCGTGAGGAGTATGCTGATGTTGAGATTTTTCACATGCTGCGCCCGGGTACAGTCGGCTATGTGTCGGCAGGTATGGAGCGGCATTTTAGGCATTGCGCCGCCTTTGTCTGTGCGGGAACGCGTGAGGCGGTGGCCGCGAATAGGGCGGACTACATGCCGTGTTTCTTCTTCGAGGTGCCGCACTTCTTCCGCAGCGGTCTGCTGCCGGTCGACGTGGCGGTGGTGCAGGTTTCTCCGCCCGATGCGGAGGGCTTTTGCAGCTTCGGGCCGGCGTGCGATTATGTGCCGGCCGCATGCGAAGCGGCTCGCGTGGTGATTGCAGAGATGAACGATCAGATGCCGCGCATTGGTCGGACAAACACGATCCACATCTCAGAGTTAGATTATGTGGTGCCCTGTTCGCGGGCGTTACCCGAGGCGCCACCGCCGGCTATTGGCGCTGTGGAAGAGGCCATCGGGCAATTCTGCGCGCAGCTGGTGGAGGATGGCTCCACGCTGCAGCTGGGCATTGGCGCCATACCGGACGCGGTGCTGCACAGCCTGACGGAAAAGAACGACTTGGGACTGCATACGGAGCTGCTTGCCGATGGGGTGATCGATCTCATCGAGCGGGGCGTGATCAACGGCCGTCGCAAGACGTTGCATCGGGGCGAACACGTGGCGACGTTCCTTCTTGGCACCAGTCGGCTGTATGAGTTTGCGGCCGCATGCCCGGAGGTAGCGCTTTATCCGGTAGATCACGTGAATCATCCGTTTGTGATTATGAAGAACGAGCGTATGGTGAGCATCAATTCCTGCCTCGAGGTGGATCTGATGGGCCAAGTGAACTCGGAGACGATCGGTCTCCGTCAGTTTAGCGGTGCGGGTGGTCAGGTGGACTATGTGCGCGGCGCGTCGCTATCGCCCGGTGGCAAATCGATCATGGCCATGCCATCGACGGCGGTGCATGGGACGGTGTCGCGGATCGTGCCCTTCTTGTCTCAGGGTGCAGCGGTGACAACGTCGCGCAATGATGTGGACTATGTGGTGACGGAGTATGGCATTGCGCATCTCAAGGCGAAGACCTTACGCGAGCGTGCCCGCAGTCTGATAGCCATTGCGCACCCTTCGTTTCGCGAAGGGCTGATGGAGGAGTTTGTCAGAAGGTTCCGCTGA
- a CDS encoding TlpA family protein disulfide reductase, producing the protein MKIKASILSGVVATLFLSVGTERAGITEGFQIGDYAPAIILPEFGGRAIDFREHAGQYTLVNFWAAYDAESRVRNIQLRNSVKELDSSLLAVHSISMDERKSVFEGTLKADGLEKTNQWNDRRGKSSALYKMYGLEKGLRNFLIDDKGVIVGVDLSPREVIRIVTGNRVAKAKPITNDRKELSHRIRRDNSFLFLGTSHGPQVARARSAEPSDKLLHQPFAKRRVRNGYQTAGTLA; encoded by the coding sequence ATGAAGATCAAAGCAAGTATCCTGTCCGGAGTGGTTGCGACGCTGTTCCTATCCGTCGGAACCGAAAGGGCAGGTATCACCGAAGGATTTCAGATCGGGGACTATGCCCCGGCGATCATCCTTCCGGAGTTCGGAGGTCGCGCGATCGACTTCCGAGAACATGCCGGACAGTACACGTTGGTGAACTTTTGGGCGGCCTACGATGCCGAATCCCGCGTTCGCAACATACAGCTCCGGAACAGTGTAAAAGAGCTGGATTCTTCGCTCCTGGCAGTGCATTCCATTTCGATGGACGAACGGAAGTCCGTATTCGAGGGTACACTGAAGGCTGACGGCTTGGAGAAGACGAATCAATGGAACGATCGAAGAGGAAAATCCTCAGCACTGTACAAGATGTACGGACTGGAGAAAGGCCTGAGGAACTTTTTGATTGACGACAAGGGCGTGATTGTAGGCGTCGATCTTAGCCCCCGCGAAGTGATCCGGATCGTGACCGGAAACCGTGTAGCAAAAGCAAAACCCATTACGAACGACAGAAAGGAGTTGTCCCACCGCATCAGGCGGGACAACTCCTTTCTCTTTTTAGGCACCTCGCACGGCCCCCAAGTTGCGCGAGCCAGATCAGCGGAACCTTCTGACAAACTCCTCCATCAGCCCTTCGCGAAACGAAGGGTGCGCAATGGCTATCAGACTGCGGGCACGCTCGCGTAA
- a CDS encoding MgtC/SapB family protein yields the protein MNEWIRLIDSSTIDAGTAIVRLLVGFLLGAVIGAERQARRREAGLRTFTLICLGSTMSMLVSIWIPQTYPNFLNGDPGRIAAQVLTGIGFLGAGAIIQGKGSVHGLTTAAGVWVVAVIGLAVGAGMFLPAIILTLLTVSVLTLLEHLEKRTCAGGVNKILVVVCSTSEPDIKVFRRILDRQQVYLMSNSYEADYTTDTAVLTCKVNVKARSSYTALFADLRQTGYVAQIKIFD from the coding sequence ATGAATGAATGGATTCGCCTGATCGACAGTAGCACGATCGATGCAGGTACGGCAATCGTGCGCCTACTCGTAGGATTCCTCTTAGGAGCCGTTATCGGTGCCGAACGTCAGGCACGCCGCCGCGAAGCTGGACTGCGCACCTTCACGCTGATCTGCCTCGGATCGACCATGTCTATGCTCGTCTCTATTTGGATCCCGCAGACCTACCCAAACTTCCTCAACGGAGATCCGGGACGTATCGCGGCGCAGGTGCTCACTGGTATTGGTTTCCTCGGTGCAGGTGCCATTATCCAAGGTAAAGGCAGTGTACATGGATTGACTACAGCGGCAGGTGTATGGGTCGTAGCGGTTATTGGCCTCGCGGTTGGAGCGGGCATGTTTCTGCCGGCTATTATCCTGACGCTCCTAACCGTGTCCGTCCTCACACTATTAGAACATCTCGAGAAGCGCACCTGCGCAGGGGGTGTAAATAAGATCTTGGTCGTGGTCTGCTCCACGTCTGAGCCCGACATCAAGGTCTTTCGACGCATCCTCGATCGGCAACAGGTCTACCTGATGAGTAACTCCTATGAAGCGGACTATACGACAGACACCGCCGTACTAACATGTAAGGTGAACGTCAAGGCGCGCTCCTCCTACACGGCTCTCTTTGCCGACCTCCGCCAGACTGGTTACGTGGCGCAAATTAAGATTTTCGACTAA
- a CDS encoding alpha/beta hydrolase family protein, translating to MEPSSSPEWAVLKEFTQDDLREMERGLGLSHFSIIGAMPRYPGKVQVRAVKMTFSSAHPSGGAARIRLSGLLLLPPTIDSARIHSQLLALPYTYVLNRQTPTQQIADYVPARLEAYMLFGILQASRGYVVLMPDYPGFGESFGQCAMPYVERRPMVHATIDFIRASQQVLQAMHYGRKRELTITGYSLGAYVATQTAREMETNASAVSELTIDRLWVGGTPCDLKRIADEAKVATHLPTPYLLPLAIHSYRRNGYPKIAVDSLLRSPYAEQLMSRFDGMNEAYADGLPTRASDLFTEAFVRGDADVSAPIDAILSENSLTPWRNRCAFVMLHGASDRTVYLDNARAYAERHQAGGGQVDFRVVPGNHKEAGILYYLYVILHLPEDRNT from the coding sequence GTGGAACCGAGTTCGAGTCCTGAGTGGGCCGTACTGAAGGAGTTCACACAGGATGACCTTCGGGAGATGGAGCGCGGATTGGGGCTATCTCACTTCAGCATCATCGGCGCTATGCCGCGTTATCCGGGTAAGGTGCAAGTAAGGGCTGTGAAGATGACGTTTTCATCGGCGCATCCGAGTGGTGGCGCTGCACGGATTCGTCTCTCTGGCCTGCTACTCCTTCCGCCGACTATCGATTCAGCGCGGATACACAGCCAATTGTTGGCATTGCCATACACCTACGTTCTCAATCGACAAACACCTACACAACAAATAGCAGACTATGTACCCGCGCGGCTCGAGGCCTATATGCTTTTTGGCATATTACAGGCATCGCGTGGGTACGTAGTACTCATGCCAGACTATCCCGGCTTTGGCGAATCCTTCGGACAGTGTGCCATGCCCTATGTGGAGCGACGTCCGATGGTGCACGCGACCATCGATTTTATCCGTGCGTCGCAACAGGTATTGCAAGCCATGCACTACGGCCGGAAGCGCGAATTGACGATCACCGGCTACTCGCTCGGTGCTTATGTAGCGACTCAGACCGCGCGCGAAATGGAGACGAATGCCTCGGCCGTCAGCGAGCTGACGATCGACCGGCTATGGGTTGGCGGAACGCCCTGCGACTTGAAGCGAATCGCCGACGAGGCCAAGGTGGCTACCCACCTTCCGACGCCTTATCTCCTCCCGCTGGCTATCCATAGCTACCGGCGCAACGGATACCCGAAGATCGCTGTGGATAGCCTGCTCCGATCGCCCTACGCGGAGCAACTCATGTCTCGTTTTGATGGTATGAATGAGGCGTATGCCGATGGATTGCCCACACGTGCTTCCGACCTCTTCACCGAAGCCTTCGTCCGCGGTGATGCCGATGTCTCCGCGCCTATCGATGCTATCCTAAGCGAGAACAGCCTGACCCCTTGGCGCAACCGCTGCGCCTTCGTCATGCTCCACGGTGCATCTGACCGCACCGTCTATCTCGACAATGCACGTGCTTATGCAGAACGTCATCAAGCAGGCGGCGGCCAAGTGGATTTCCGGGTAGTTCCCGGCAACCATAAGGAGGCCGGCATCCTCTATTATCTCTATGTCATCCTTCACCTTCCCGAAGACCGCAACACATGA